GACGCGCACTACTTCAGCGCAAAACAGTTCCTTCCTGGCATGCGCCGCAAAAAATGGGGGCGCTTCGTCAATTTCTCGTCTAATTCGATCGGCATTGCCATCACCGGACTCAGCCACTATATGGCGGCCAAGATGGGCGTCATCGGGTTTGTCCGTGGTCTGGCCAACGACGTTGCAGCTGACGGGATCACCGTCAATGCGATCCTGCCTGCACTCACAAATACCCCCGGGACGAGCGGTGTACCGGATGAATTCAAGAAGAGCGTATGGCAGCAGCAAGCGATCAAGCGTTTTGCCGAACCCGCCGACATCGCCGGCCCGGTCCTCTTTCTCACGAGTGACGATGCAGCCTTCGTGACCGGCGAAGCCCTTGTCGTGGACGGCGGTCAGTACAAGATTTCCTGAAGACCGCTTCGTTCGACCGGGCACTCACGCCCGGTCGCCGCCTCCTTTTACCGAAAGGCCTACTCAATGATCAATCAGTTTACGGAGCACGAAGCGCGGCTTCGCTCTGGGTTCATCAAGCGGCAGCACAACCTTTTCATCGATGGCAAATGGAGCGAAGCGTCCGGCCGCGAACGTACAAGCGTCATCGAGCCGGCTACAGGCGAGACGTTGACTACGATCGCGTCGGGAAGCGTCGAAGATATCGATCGCGCTGTCCTGGCAGCCGAAAGGGCTTTCAAGGACGTATGGGCCCACATGCCGGCAGCGGATCGTACCCGGCGGCTGTTGGCTCTCGCCGACGCGATTGAACGGAATGCAGATGAATTGGCGACACTGGAGTCAATCGACGGTGGCAACCCCGTCACCCACACTCGCTACGGTGACATCGCGAGAGCGATCAACGTCTTGCGACACAGTGCGGGATGGATCGACAAAGTAGGCGGCGAAGTGCCTATGAGCGATAGCCATCTCGGCTCACTGTCGTTTTCCATTCGGCAACCGGTTGGCGTCGTGGGTGCGATCACACCATGGAACGCGCCATTCCTGCTTGCCATGTTCAAGATTGGACCGGCCCTTGCGGCCGGCTGTACGATGGTGCTCAAGCCCGCCGGCCTCGCGCCACTGACTGCGCTGCGCCTGGCCGAACTTACGCTTGAGGCCGACATCCCTCCAGGCGTCTTCAACGTTGTGACGGGGAACGGCGGCGTCACTGGGCGCGCACTCGCAGTACATCCCCGTGTTGCGAAAATTGCATTTACCGGGTCGACCGACACCGGCAAGTCACTGCTAGTCGACGCCTCAGGCACGCTCAAGCGGGTTACCCTCGAACTCGGTGGTAAATCGCCAGTGTTCATTTTCCCGGACGCGGA
This region of Paraburkholderia terrae genomic DNA includes:
- a CDS encoding SDR family NAD(P)-dependent oxidoreductase, yielding MAEKTHENRIAVVTGAAQGIGREVAVRLAARGAKVALVDLKKPVETASLIGDAAIAIEADISSEGGWKHTAELVERDLGEVDIVVNNAGIYPRIEIDELELDAWRRTFAVNLDAHYFSAKQFLPGMRRKKWGRFVNFSSNSIGIAITGLSHYMAAKMGVIGFVRGLANDVAADGITVNAILPALTNTPGTSGVPDEFKKSVWQQQAIKRFAEPADIAGPVLFLTSDDAAFVTGEALVVDGGQYKIS
- a CDS encoding aldehyde dehydrogenase family protein, coding for MINQFTEHEARLRSGFIKRQHNLFIDGKWSEASGRERTSVIEPATGETLTTIASGSVEDIDRAVLAAERAFKDVWAHMPAADRTRRLLALADAIERNADELATLESIDGGNPVTHTRYGDIARAINVLRHSAGWIDKVGGEVPMSDSHLGSLSFSIRQPVGVVGAITPWNAPFLLAMFKIGPALAAGCTMVLKPAGLAPLTALRLAELTLEADIPPGVFNVVTGNGGVTGRALAVHPRVAKIAFTGSTDTGKSLLVDASGTLKRVTLELGGKSPVFIFPDADVEAATNAVSSGIFFKTGQFCAAGTRLFVHERVYEQVVAGFETRANRVKIGAPLSLDTEMGPLISEGQRSRVLEYIAAGKRDGATVVTGGHAIDGPGYFIQPTLLTNTRPDMSVVRDEIFGPVLCVSKFSDVDLDRLPAMANDTEYGLAASIWTRDLGHAHRLVRAIDAGIIEVNGGDLGALPFGGFKQSGIGYELGKAGVEAYTETKAIGIKY